Proteins from one Bactrocera neohumeralis isolate Rockhampton chromosome 3, APGP_CSIRO_Bneo_wtdbg2-racon-allhic-juicebox.fasta_v2, whole genome shotgun sequence genomic window:
- the LOC126752509 gene encoding gustatory and odorant receptor 21a-like, with product MSFWVKNHDGSTILEKPPRIVPLFNPGQREFLEDEHRHRIQMQKRAQQSGKHTEYYIRKQSTLDDARLLDEHDSFYKTTKSLLVLFQIMGIMPIHRNPPDNNLPRTGFSWKSRQTLYAMCVFSLETFIVAMVLRARVKNFIEQPDKHFDVAIYNIIFISLLFTHFLLPVASWRHGPEVAIFKNMWTNYQYKFWRVTGAPIVFPNLYRLTWGLCIFSWTLSVAVNVSQYFLQPDFEFWYTFAYYPIIAMLNCFCSLWYINCNAFGTVSEALARQLELTLKSDKPAEKLTEFRYLWVDLSLMMQQLGKAYSNMYGMYCLVVFFTTLTAAYGSISEIMDHGATYKEIGLFVIMFYCMSLLYIICNEAHQASRKVGLDFQTKLLNVNLIALDTASQREVQMFLLAIAKTPPIMNLDDYANINRELFSSNLTFMATYLVVLLQFKITEQRGLRENQSEPSMDYGE from the exons ATGAGTTTCTGGGTGAAGAATCACGACGGTTCTACGATTTTGGAAAAGCCACCGCGCATTGTGCCGCTCTTCAATCCCGGGCAACGAGAGTTTCTCGAAGATGAGCACCGCCACCGCATTCAAATGCAAAAGCGTGCACAACAGAGCGGAAAGCACACCGAGTACTACATCCGCAAGCAATCGACGCTGGACGACGCACGCCTATTGGATGAGCACGATTCCTTCTACAAGACAACAAAGAGCTTACTCGTGCTCTTCCAAATTATGGGCATAATGCCCATACATCGCAATCCACCCGACAATAATTTACCACGCACAGGTTTCTCGTGGAAGTCGCGTCAAACGTTATATGCCATGTGTGTTTTCTCGCTGGAGACCTTCATTGTGGCGATGGTGTTGCGTGCACGGGTCAAGAACTTCATTGAGCAGCCGGACAAGCATTTCGACGTGGCGATCTACAATATTATCTTCATCAGCCTATTGTTTACGCATTTTCTGCTGCCGGTGGCGAGTTGGCGTCACGGGCCTGAAGTGGCGATCTTTAAGAATATGTGGACGAATTATCAGTATAAATTTTGGCGCGTCACTGGCGCGCCCATCGTTTTTCCCAATCTATATCGCCTCACGTGGGGTCTATGCATATTTTCGTGGACTCTGAGCGTTGCCGTCAACGTGTCGCAGTACTTTTTGCAACCGGACTTTGAGTTTTGGTACACCTTCGCTTACTATCCCATCATAGCGATGCTGAACTGCTTCTGCAGCTTGTG GTACATAAATTGCAACGCATTTGGTACGGTTAGCGAAGCCCTTGCACGGCAGTTGGAGTTGACCCTCAAAAGCGATAAGCCAGCAGAAAAGTTAACGGAGTTTAGATATCTATGGGTGGATCTGAGTCTCATGATGCAGCAATTGG GTAAAGCATACTCCAATATGTACGGTATGTACTGCCTCGTCGTCTTCTTCACAACACTGACTGCCGCTTATGGTTCGATAAGTGAGATCATGGATCATGGTGCAACATACAAGGAGATCGGACTGTTCGTCATCATGTTCTATTGCATGAGCCTGTTGTATATAATCTGTAATGAGGCACATCAGGCGTCACGCAAAGTGGGCTTGGATTTCCAAACGAAATTACTCAATGTCAATTTAATTGCTTTGGACACGGCCTCGCAGCGGGAGGTGCAAATGTTTCTGCTTGCGATTGCGAAGACGCCGCCAATAATGAACTTGGATGACTACGCAAATATTAATCGGGAGCTTTTCTCATCG AACCTCACCTTTATGGCTACCTATTTGGTTGTACTGCTGCAGTTTAAGATTACAGAACAAAGGGGCTTACGTGAAAATCAATCTGAGCCTAGTATGGATTATGGCgagtaa
- the LOC126752496 gene encoding thrombospondin type-1 domain-containing protein 4 isoform X2, which translates to MLKITFETDAPIILKRNCFGWLKMLEKLFLAFLAVHATGIITGLSANSGSVSCGGLICRPITGIFTRDPLPEDAYVHVATIPAGSSNISITELGNSINLLVLRTPDQKYIFNGDNVASDSGAYEAVGAVFDYHRIDGLQHGDGVTEWITCLGPIRDMLELMIYSKSSNPGIKYEYLLPITSDSEENELSVESDGFLKNGPEESFASNSRSGRRRRFNWKVVGFSACSKTCGGGIQTPIVRCVRENPVRYYSQRRCMHSEKPMLNENLLRCNTQPCPAYWRIEDWSECHCQQGEGYRERDISCVQELASGIVIHVDNSACIDEMPNPRKQCDCPKNRRRTHAARYRMAHAGANGTNHRGRDKNDKSGIWLMSDWNQFCSADCGSGVEYRTIFCDRTKPNTDRCDSRATPEITRPCERERDCDKGEWFAGPWSPCNGNCFNLTRSRAVYCIHNHEIVKDEDCKPELKPQLGENCSHEEVEYCGPRWHYSEWTECSKSCDGGTQRRSVKCLEYDEREAVMRESAKCRYSLREPIYRSCNTQRCDEPHLELLQNDVAVSCVDEFNNCQWAVKAKLCNYDYYKQNCCYSCGAA; encoded by the exons ATGCTG aaGATTACATTTGAAACAGACGCACCTATAATTTTGAAGCGAAATTGCTTTGGGTGGTTGAAAATGTTGGAGAAGCTGTTTTTGGCTTTCTTG gcCGTTCATGCCACTGGAATCATCACTGGACTTTCTGCTAACAGCGGTTCAGTTAGCTGTGGCGGTTTGATTTGCCGACCAATTACGGGTATCTTTACTCGCGATCCTTTACCAGAAGACGCTTACGTGCATGTCGCTACAATACCAGCAGgttcttcaaatatttcaataactgAGCTGGGGAATAGCATAAATTTACTAG TGCTGCGAACACCCGATCAGAAATATATATTCAACGGCGATAATGTGGCTTCAGATAGTGGCGCTTATGAAGCGGTGGGAGCGGTATTCGACTACCATCGTATAGATGGACTACAGCATGGCGATGGTGTTACCGAATGGATTACTTGCTTGGGGCCCATAAGAGATATGCTGGAGTTAATG ATATACAGCAAATCTTCGAATCCGGGTATCAAGTATGAGTATCTGCTGCCTATCACATCAGACTCCGAGGAGAATGAGTTATCAGTAGAAAGTGACGGGTTCTTGAAAAACGGTCCAGAAGAGAGTTTTGCAAGCAATTCACGTTCCGGTCGCAGACGTCGCTTCAACTGGAAAGTAGTTGGCTTCAGCGCCTGTTCCAAAACTTGCGGTGGCGGCATACAAACACCGATTGTGCGCTGTGTACGCGAGAATCCCGTTCGCTACTATTCGCAACGCCGTTGCATGCATTCGGAAAAACCAATGCTGAATGAAAATTTGCTGCGCTGTAATACCCAGCCTTGCCCCGCTTATTGGCGCATCGAGGATTGGAGCGAGTGCCATTGCCAACAGGGTGAAGGTTATCGTGAGCGCGATATAAGCTGTGTGCAAGAACTTGCTTCCGGTATTGTGATACACGTTGACAACTCAGCGTGCATCGATGAGATGCCGAATCCGCGCAAACAATGCGACTGCCCAAAGAATAGACGACGCACACATGCTGCCCGCTATCGTATGGCTCATGCGGGCGCAAACGGTACTAATCATCGTGGGCGCGACAAGAATGATAAATCTGGTATTTGGCTAATGTCCGATTGGAATCAGTTCTGTTCGGCTGACTGTGGCTCAGGTGTTGAATATCGCACGATATTCTGTGATCGTACAAAGCCGAATACGGATCGCTGTGACTCGCGTGCCACGCCAGAAATCACTCGTCCATGTGAACGAGAACGTGATTGTGATAAAGGTGAATGGTTCGCAGGGCCGTGGTCACCATGCAATGGAAACTGCTTCAATTTGACACGCAGTCGTGCCGTTTATTGCATCCACAATCATGAAATAGTTAAGGATGAGGATTGCAAACCTGAACTAAAACCACAGTTAGGCGAGAATTGTTCGCATGAAGAAGTGGAATACTGTGGACCACGTTGGCATTACTCTGAGTGGACGGAG TGTTCGAAATCGTGTGATGGTGGCACTCAACGACGTTCAGTCAAATGCTTAGAGTACGACGAACGCGAGGCTGTAATGCGTGAGTCGGCGAAGTGTCGGTATTCGCTGCGTGAGCCGATCTATCGCAGCTGCAACACCCAAAGATGCGATG AGCCCCATCTAGAGCTGCTGCAAAATGATGTGGCGGTCTCGTGTGTGGATGAGTTCAACAACTGCCAGTGGGCTGTCAAGGCGAAGCTCTGCAATTACGATTActacaagcaaaattgctgttACTCCTGTGGTGCCGCCTAA
- the LOC126753760 gene encoding sodium channel protein Nach: MYIQVQPTKEKPQSKTKWQTFCGNFRWLKGIGLYIKNYFTESCIHGFAYLVKNQLILIEHVAWLLLLIVSVGMCIFTGLQAMDKYKSKSTVMGMERDFYFWRTPIPSFTVCPMRRLSQELFDKYCHKKKITGQPKEDLYVFLETLANSTYFNFANITVRPSIDGTLDRLRLRPAQYMSLIYNLTTDFTQEEEGRKPIKLNDGFKDFVVRQVLTEFGICYLGNSYLHDEYTARYFLFGKYPKIKKEDAKMLLGSYFDSALLILSVPKAFESIGVFIHSSHDALKIEQKFFYTNEAVYYKAETREIVAEDGFEKSTTVAQRNCRFPHESNLEHFEIYTKSFCMQECRLNLVYKKCKCIPHFYPNRIKNPKPICSYTTLKSCVAKNAESFRRLHSSKARKTVHCHCMDSCFNSIVVVKSVEVLANLNVFQTGFTVGLEVTTWPLELLKRQVIFTFTDLLVYVGGAAGLFLGFSVLGAIEFFYYFSLRLLWYLRGYRY, translated from the exons ATGTACATACAGGTCCAGCCTACTAAAGAAAAACCGCAATCGAAAACCAAATGGCAGACGTTTTGTGGAAACTTTCGCTGGCTGAAGGGTATTGgattgtatataaaaaactatttcacCGAAAGTTGCATACATGGTTTTGCGTATTTGGTTAAAAACCAGTTGATTTTGATTGAACA TGTGGCTTGGCTGTTACTCTTAATCGTATCGGTTGGTATGTGCATCTTTACGGGTCTGCAAGCGATGGATAAATACAAGTCCAAGAGCACAGTTATGGGTATGGAGCGTGACTTCTACTTCTGGCGCACACCAATACCTAGTTTTACGGTGTGTCCTATGCGTCGCTTAAGTCAGGAGCTCTTCGATAAGTATTGTCA caaaaagaaaataacggGTCAGCCGAAAGAGGATCTGTATGTGTTCCTTGAGACTTTGGCCAACTCGACATATTTTAACTTCGCTAATATAACTGTACGGCCGAGCATCGATGGCACCTTGGACCGCTTGCGCTTGCGACCTGCACAGTACATGTCCCTAATATATAACTTAACCACCGACTTCACGCAGGAGGAGGAAGGCCGGAAGCCTATCAAGCTGAATGATGGCTTCAAGGATTTTGTGGTGCGTCAGGTGCTCACCGAATTCGGTATTTGCTACTTGGGCAACAGCTATTTACACGATGAGTATACAGCacgttattttttgtttggcaaaTACCCGAAGATCAAGAAGGAAGATGCCAAAATGCTGTTGGGTAGTTACTTCGATAGCGCGTTGTTGATTTTATCGGTGCCGAAGGCGTTCGAAAGTATTGGG GTTTTCATACACTCTTCTCATGATGCCTTGAAAATTGAGCAGAAGTTTTTCTATACCAACGAGGCGGTGTACTACAAAGCTGAGACTCGAGAAATTGTTGCCGAAGATGGTTTTGAAAA ATCTACTACGGTGGCTCAACGCAATTGCCGTTTTCCGCACGAGTCCAATTTGGagcattttgaaatttacaCCAAAAGCTTTTGTATGCAAGAATGCCGCCTTAATTTGgtctataaaaaatgtaaatgcataCCACATTTTTATCCGAATAGAA tTAAAAATCCGAAACCGATTTGTTCGTACACTACGCTTAAGTCCTGTGTGGCTAAAAACGCAG AGTCCTTTCGCCGTTTACACAGCTCGAAAGCTCGCAAAACAGTGCATTGTCATTGTATGGATTCTTGCTTCAacagcattgttgttgtgaaGAGTGTAGAG gtTTTAGCAAATCTCAACGTCTTTCAGACTGGTTTTACTGTCGGCCTTGAGGTAACCACTTGGCCACTGGAGCTGCTGAAACGACAAGTGATTTTTACTTTTACCGATTTGTTGG TTTATGTTGGTGGCGCGGCTGGATTGTTCCTTGGCTTCAGCGTTTTGGGTGCTATTGAGTTCTTCTACTATTTTTCACTGCGCTTGTTGTGGTATCTGAGAGGTTACAGATATTAA
- the LOC126752496 gene encoding thrombospondin type-1 domain-containing protein 4 isoform X4: protein MLAVHATGIITGLSANSGSVSCGGLICRPITGIFTRDPLPEDAYVHVATIPAGSSNISITELGNSINLLVLRTPDQKYIFNGDNVASDSGAYEAVGAVFDYHRIDGLQHGDGVTEWITCLGPIRDMLELMIYSKSSNPGIKYEYLLPITSDSEENELSVESDGFLKNGPEESFASNSRSGRRRRFNWKVVGFSACSKTCGGGIQTPIVRCVRENPVRYYSQRRCMHSEKPMLNENLLRCNTQPCPAYWRIEDWSECHCQQGEGYRERDISCVQELASGIVIHVDNSACIDEMPNPRKQCDCPKNRRRTHAARYRMAHAGANGTNHRGRDKNDKSGIWLMSDWNQFCSADCGSGVEYRTIFCDRTKPNTDRCDSRATPEITRPCERERDCDKGEWFAGPWSPCNGNCFNLTRSRAVYCIHNHEIVKDEDCKPELKPQLGENCSHEEVEYCGPRWHYSEWTECSKSCDGGTQRRSVKCLEYDEREAVMRESAKCRYSLREPIYRSCNTQRCDEPHLELLQNDVAVSCVDEFNNCQWAVKAKLCNYDYYKQNCCYSCGAA from the exons ATGCTG gcCGTTCATGCCACTGGAATCATCACTGGACTTTCTGCTAACAGCGGTTCAGTTAGCTGTGGCGGTTTGATTTGCCGACCAATTACGGGTATCTTTACTCGCGATCCTTTACCAGAAGACGCTTACGTGCATGTCGCTACAATACCAGCAGgttcttcaaatatttcaataactgAGCTGGGGAATAGCATAAATTTACTAG TGCTGCGAACACCCGATCAGAAATATATATTCAACGGCGATAATGTGGCTTCAGATAGTGGCGCTTATGAAGCGGTGGGAGCGGTATTCGACTACCATCGTATAGATGGACTACAGCATGGCGATGGTGTTACCGAATGGATTACTTGCTTGGGGCCCATAAGAGATATGCTGGAGTTAATG ATATACAGCAAATCTTCGAATCCGGGTATCAAGTATGAGTATCTGCTGCCTATCACATCAGACTCCGAGGAGAATGAGTTATCAGTAGAAAGTGACGGGTTCTTGAAAAACGGTCCAGAAGAGAGTTTTGCAAGCAATTCACGTTCCGGTCGCAGACGTCGCTTCAACTGGAAAGTAGTTGGCTTCAGCGCCTGTTCCAAAACTTGCGGTGGCGGCATACAAACACCGATTGTGCGCTGTGTACGCGAGAATCCCGTTCGCTACTATTCGCAACGCCGTTGCATGCATTCGGAAAAACCAATGCTGAATGAAAATTTGCTGCGCTGTAATACCCAGCCTTGCCCCGCTTATTGGCGCATCGAGGATTGGAGCGAGTGCCATTGCCAACAGGGTGAAGGTTATCGTGAGCGCGATATAAGCTGTGTGCAAGAACTTGCTTCCGGTATTGTGATACACGTTGACAACTCAGCGTGCATCGATGAGATGCCGAATCCGCGCAAACAATGCGACTGCCCAAAGAATAGACGACGCACACATGCTGCCCGCTATCGTATGGCTCATGCGGGCGCAAACGGTACTAATCATCGTGGGCGCGACAAGAATGATAAATCTGGTATTTGGCTAATGTCCGATTGGAATCAGTTCTGTTCGGCTGACTGTGGCTCAGGTGTTGAATATCGCACGATATTCTGTGATCGTACAAAGCCGAATACGGATCGCTGTGACTCGCGTGCCACGCCAGAAATCACTCGTCCATGTGAACGAGAACGTGATTGTGATAAAGGTGAATGGTTCGCAGGGCCGTGGTCACCATGCAATGGAAACTGCTTCAATTTGACACGCAGTCGTGCCGTTTATTGCATCCACAATCATGAAATAGTTAAGGATGAGGATTGCAAACCTGAACTAAAACCACAGTTAGGCGAGAATTGTTCGCATGAAGAAGTGGAATACTGTGGACCACGTTGGCATTACTCTGAGTGGACGGAG TGTTCGAAATCGTGTGATGGTGGCACTCAACGACGTTCAGTCAAATGCTTAGAGTACGACGAACGCGAGGCTGTAATGCGTGAGTCGGCGAAGTGTCGGTATTCGCTGCGTGAGCCGATCTATCGCAGCTGCAACACCCAAAGATGCGATG AGCCCCATCTAGAGCTGCTGCAAAATGATGTGGCGGTCTCGTGTGTGGATGAGTTCAACAACTGCCAGTGGGCTGTCAAGGCGAAGCTCTGCAATTACGATTActacaagcaaaattgctgttACTCCTGTGGTGCCGCCTAA
- the LOC126752496 gene encoding thrombospondin type-1 domain-containing protein 4 isoform X3 — translation MLEKLFLAFLAVHATGIITGLSANSGSVSCGGLICRPITGIFTRDPLPEDAYVHVATIPAGSSNISITELGNSINLLVLRTPDQKYIFNGDNVASDSGAYEAVGAVFDYHRIDGLQHGDGVTEWITCLGPIRDMLELMIYSKSSNPGIKYEYLLPITSDSEENELSVESDGFLKNGPEESFASNSRSGRRRRFNWKVVGFSACSKTCGGGIQTPIVRCVRENPVRYYSQRRCMHSEKPMLNENLLRCNTQPCPAYWRIEDWSECHCQQGEGYRERDISCVQELASGIVIHVDNSACIDEMPNPRKQCDCPKNRRRTHAARYRMAHAGANGTNHRGRDKNDKSGIWLMSDWNQFCSADCGSGVEYRTIFCDRTKPNTDRCDSRATPEITRPCERERDCDKGEWFAGPWSPCNGNCFNLTRSRAVYCIHNHEIVKDEDCKPELKPQLGENCSHEEVEYCGPRWHYSEWTECSKSCDGGTQRRSVKCLEYDEREAVMRESAKCRYSLREPIYRSCNTQRCDEPHLELLQNDVAVSCVDEFNNCQWAVKAKLCNYDYYKQNCCYSCGAA, via the exons ATGTTGGAGAAGCTGTTTTTGGCTTTCTTG gcCGTTCATGCCACTGGAATCATCACTGGACTTTCTGCTAACAGCGGTTCAGTTAGCTGTGGCGGTTTGATTTGCCGACCAATTACGGGTATCTTTACTCGCGATCCTTTACCAGAAGACGCTTACGTGCATGTCGCTACAATACCAGCAGgttcttcaaatatttcaataactgAGCTGGGGAATAGCATAAATTTACTAG TGCTGCGAACACCCGATCAGAAATATATATTCAACGGCGATAATGTGGCTTCAGATAGTGGCGCTTATGAAGCGGTGGGAGCGGTATTCGACTACCATCGTATAGATGGACTACAGCATGGCGATGGTGTTACCGAATGGATTACTTGCTTGGGGCCCATAAGAGATATGCTGGAGTTAATG ATATACAGCAAATCTTCGAATCCGGGTATCAAGTATGAGTATCTGCTGCCTATCACATCAGACTCCGAGGAGAATGAGTTATCAGTAGAAAGTGACGGGTTCTTGAAAAACGGTCCAGAAGAGAGTTTTGCAAGCAATTCACGTTCCGGTCGCAGACGTCGCTTCAACTGGAAAGTAGTTGGCTTCAGCGCCTGTTCCAAAACTTGCGGTGGCGGCATACAAACACCGATTGTGCGCTGTGTACGCGAGAATCCCGTTCGCTACTATTCGCAACGCCGTTGCATGCATTCGGAAAAACCAATGCTGAATGAAAATTTGCTGCGCTGTAATACCCAGCCTTGCCCCGCTTATTGGCGCATCGAGGATTGGAGCGAGTGCCATTGCCAACAGGGTGAAGGTTATCGTGAGCGCGATATAAGCTGTGTGCAAGAACTTGCTTCCGGTATTGTGATACACGTTGACAACTCAGCGTGCATCGATGAGATGCCGAATCCGCGCAAACAATGCGACTGCCCAAAGAATAGACGACGCACACATGCTGCCCGCTATCGTATGGCTCATGCGGGCGCAAACGGTACTAATCATCGTGGGCGCGACAAGAATGATAAATCTGGTATTTGGCTAATGTCCGATTGGAATCAGTTCTGTTCGGCTGACTGTGGCTCAGGTGTTGAATATCGCACGATATTCTGTGATCGTACAAAGCCGAATACGGATCGCTGTGACTCGCGTGCCACGCCAGAAATCACTCGTCCATGTGAACGAGAACGTGATTGTGATAAAGGTGAATGGTTCGCAGGGCCGTGGTCACCATGCAATGGAAACTGCTTCAATTTGACACGCAGTCGTGCCGTTTATTGCATCCACAATCATGAAATAGTTAAGGATGAGGATTGCAAACCTGAACTAAAACCACAGTTAGGCGAGAATTGTTCGCATGAAGAAGTGGAATACTGTGGACCACGTTGGCATTACTCTGAGTGGACGGAG TGTTCGAAATCGTGTGATGGTGGCACTCAACGACGTTCAGTCAAATGCTTAGAGTACGACGAACGCGAGGCTGTAATGCGTGAGTCGGCGAAGTGTCGGTATTCGCTGCGTGAGCCGATCTATCGCAGCTGCAACACCCAAAGATGCGATG AGCCCCATCTAGAGCTGCTGCAAAATGATGTGGCGGTCTCGTGTGTGGATGAGTTCAACAACTGCCAGTGGGCTGTCAAGGCGAAGCTCTGCAATTACGATTActacaagcaaaattgctgttACTCCTGTGGTGCCGCCTAA